The Arachis ipaensis cultivar K30076 chromosome B03, Araip1.1, whole genome shotgun sequence region AATAAATGAAAAGGAAGAATCAGTGTCAattcattgtttttcgctttcttctttgttttttttttttccttttattctaaagattttatttcttctttacACGGATTGTAAAAGTTAAAGCTATATAATTAGGCTAGTGCTAAAAATAGTTTCTAAAACTGTCTCCTTTACCTCAACCTCCCTTCTCCCCTGCTTTGCTTGCTGGTTGCTTCATGTGACTGTTTAATATTCTAGACATCTCAAGATCTTTGTTATTTATTGATTTGGCATTGACCAAAGCGTTTTCACGTGCACTGTTTCACCTCATAGATGTCAGACCTGCAAGTAgtttttccttttctattgtagGCTGCACACTGTTTTGAGTTTATACATTTACCATTTTTGGAACCCATGTTTGCTGTTTCAAATGGAAAAATCTCCTTCACTTTCTTTTAAAGGGTTGATAGTGAAAAGGTGGGCTCAAACTTGGGTGCCGTTTATTTCAATTTATCTGTCACTAGATAATGACATCAAACTAAGGCAATTCATATTATCATTATTTTCAGGAGCTCAGCAGTTGATGGACTGTTACCCCAAGAGCAGTGACAAGATAACATTGAAGAGGTGGTTTTTCATTGATAAGAGAGTTGGGTAAAGTGGAAATCTGATACATAGATAATAATAGTTCAATTGGTGCTCAATACTCCTTAAATTTCACACATTGTTGCCGTAATATCAAGTGGTTCACAAACCTGGATCCCATGGACTTGAAATCAAATCACACCCCTGTTCTTGCTGATGCTGCACCCATAACAAAGTCAAGACTGGGTGTGCATTCAAGTTTATTGCCTTACTCCCCAACCGGGGCGACCTTTCCACATGGTATGCTATTGACTATCCCAAGGAAGAAAACTGGACTTCTTGAGGATGTTCGTTCTAGTAGTTGGTTGGATGCCATGAAATCATCTTCTCCTCCCCCCAGGAAGATAACGAAGGATGTTAGTCATGGCTTTGCGTCACATGAATCTGATGCTGCTTATTTTAACTGGCTGGTATTGCATACTTTCCTAGAAGTTAAATTCCAGACTTTACAAATTGTGGAGGTTACTTATGCTATTTCTCTCTTTCATTTTGTTAATTTCACAGCTAAAGTATCCCTCAGCACTTACATCTTTTGAGCAAATTACAAACTatgcaaaagggaagagaatAGCCTTGTTTCTGGATTATGATGGAACTCTTTCACCGATCGTCGATAATCCTGACTGTGCTTTCATGTCTGACAATGTATGTAATGTTACCTGGAACTTGAATCAAAAAATTATCCTTTTCTAATTCGTCACTTTCTGATTTCTGATCATACAAATTCTGCAGATGCGAGATGCTGTTAAAAAGGTGGCTGAATATTTCCCTACTGCTATTATCAGTGGAAGAAGTCGTGACAAGGTAGCTTAACAGCTGAAATACAAGAAAAGATTTTCTTCCTCATCAAATTAGCTTTATTTCTTGATATGTTGGTATTGATTCTAACTTTTGTTTCACCCTATTGGCTCAGGTATATGAATTTATAGGACTAACAGAACTCTATTATGCTGGTAGTCATGGTATGGACATCATTGGTCCTGTCAGGCAGGCTGTACCTGATAACCACCCTAATTGCACCATTAGGTCTACTGACAAGCAGGTAATGGGGGTTTGTAGTCCATATGTATAAGCTCATTTTTCTTCTCAAGCTTTCTTCTAAACAGTTTTCATGATTATCTTTAACATGACAGGGTAAGGAAGTTAATTTATTCCAACCTGCTGCTGAGTTCTTGCCCCTGATTGATGAGGTAGGCATATATTTCAAAAATACCATCATTATTTtgcattttggttttttttatttttattttttatttttttattttataggaTGCCATATCCTGACTGGATTTTGTTTTGACAGGTGTTTGAGTCTCTTGTTGAGAGTACAAAAGATATTAAAGGAGCAAAAGTTGAAAACAATAAATTTTGTGTGTCTGTACATTACCGCAATGTAGATGATAAGGTACAGTCTCTCGTCCTCTAATGAGATAAACCACAGTTAGCAGTATCATTACATGATAACGGAGTAGCTTTTCTGCTTAATTATTTTGCTCTTACAGAGAGTTGTTAATAATTTTCTTCTCTCAATTTAATATGCAGAGTTGGGATTTGGTGGGGCAGATTGTCCATGATATTCTGAAGGGCTATCCACGTTTGCGACTAACTCATGGGCGCAAGGTATATCTGAGTGAATCTTTCTACTCTTGCTTTGGGGGATTTAACTGTGACGGATCCTTGGcatggagttttccttgtcgtaATCTCTGCTTCACTATTTTTCAGGTCTTAGAGGTCCGCCCAGTGATTGACTGGGATAAGGGAAAAGCAGTCACGTTTTTGCTCGAGTCACTTGGTGAGTTCTATCCCCTTTCTTGAAAATCAGAGTTCTTTGTTTTTCGCATTAATGACTGataaaaatttatcatttttcaGGGCTTAGCAATTGTGATGATGTGCTTCCTATATATATTGGAGATGACAGAACAGATGAAGATGCATTTAAGGTAATAATGAGCGCTTTCATGTCCACCTTTCTTTTCCATTTACTCTGGAGGTTTGGTTGAATAGTGATCTCAAATGAATTCATTTTTGTTCTAACAGGTTCTGAGGGAGGGAAATAAAGGTTATGGGATCTTAGTGTCCTCAGCGCCAAAAGAAAGCAATGCAGTTTACTCTCTCCGTGATCCATCAGAGGTACTTCTTATATTCTTCGTGATGTTCTGCTGCTGCACTTGTTTTGCTTGCAAATATGCTGTCTTGGATCTCGAGTTGTGATTCATTTGTTATGTGATTGCAGGTGATGGAGTTTCTCAAGTCTCTTGTGGTATGGAAGTCAAGCCCCCTAAAAAGCCTTATATAGTGTATAGAGTTGAATTATACTCTAATATATACTATAAACTATATAATATCATCATCATGGTAGTGATAATAAAGACAGCCTTATGTTTTCgattttgggttttctaggaaaCATGCCAAGAGGTTTCCTGCAGCAGGTTTGCGCACAGAAGACCTCTTATGGTAGCTACAACCTTGTCGCTACCTTGTTTTGTTCAAACTTCAAATCTCCTTTGGCAATTGTAAATTAGCCACTCATGTTTATGTCTCAAAAGGATTAAAGAAAAATATGCAGagaaattttttctttctttgttattctttctttcttttaagcCCAAAGAGTgtttatatttttagtttttactcACTGGTGCCTCCAGTTTTGGTTACTGTATCTTAACCACTTAAAAGGGAGTTACATAtgcaattattattaatttattcttttttttttaatgttcatTATTATTTTGGAATGGAATATACATGTATTTATGGCTGTCATGGCCTTTGCCATTTGCCAATACTATATCATTGATTATGAATGTTATTTTTCCGGTGTCCAAAAATCTGGAAGCGAATTCCATCATGGGTCGATGTCTTTTGGGGTCCAATAATTCAAACTTGTGATAGAAATAGAAAGCAAGCAATAAAGCTTTCTAGTATTTGTCGTTGTCTGTATGGCTATTTCCCGTCACATAAATATGATATGATTGGTAAAACCCAACAGTAAGCATTTATCACTATCAATATTTATTATATGCTACAAATGCTAGCTTGGTTCATAAATATTGTGGAATGTGGAGTGTTGATCGAAACAATTGAATCATAAACAATCAACTCGAGGCCTGCTGCACATACTTTGATAAATGATAATAGTGAAAAACAAAACGCATAAGTAAATCCAAAAGCTCTTGTTACAACCCAAGACGAGATCAGAGTTCAAAGTTCAAACCATTGATTCAACTTTTAGTTGTGTTtaggttttttttatttatttctcacTGTATCTCTCAGTCTGACAAGCCAGACACTAATCCGTTGACTAATGAGTTGTTGTGCAGGATTCGAAGATTCGAGTCTACCCAATTTGGTTGTCGTGCAGGTTCATACATACACAGGTTCAACGACCCAATACATTTGGAGTAGAGCCCAATGGAAAATATTCATTCCCCCTCTCCTCGAATGAAAGGATTTTGGACCTTTGGATCAAACTTTCATTTGAGGTGTCAGATCCATGTGAATTGTATAGAACTATACACGAAGAGTAATGCAGAGGCCCATATCAGATGGCAAATTAATTGCTTCTTAAAACGTTGCACTCCTAGtcccccccaaaaaaaaaagaacacacGTCACACTCGGGTTCAATTTTCAGCTAAGACTACTTTGTGATTTGAGAATTCTATAGTGTGTGTACTTGGGGCGTGAATAGTGTAGTaacgaataaataaaaaaaaaagactaagAGCAATAGGTTAGAATTTAAATTCTTATGAAGTTAgtaaagcaacaaaataaaagttAACTATACTTAAATTAATGTTAAATTATATAATCTTGACTtatgagaaataaaaagaaaagaatattaaaaattcatcaaaataataaatgtttTCTAAGATTTCTCgcaaaaagaaaataacatagtGACaccaataaaatgaaataaaatgtgTGGTTTAACAACTGGCAAAACGGCAGCAGCGGACATGCAAGAAAATAGTAGTGTAACAGATTTGAATTGGAAAGAAAGCTTCTAGAAGTTATATGAGTAAGCATACATATCAACAAAAATTGAGAGAAAGAGATGAAGCATTGAGCAAATACGTTTTGTGGGAGTCATTCTTCCTCTTTTTcacaattaatttattattgcatatctgaatttttttttctaaatctgATTATTGTTATCATAGATTATTCTTGAGTCATATCTTAGGTTATTtggttcttctttttcatttctgTAAAAGAATAAAACTAATATATCATATGagaaaaattaggaagaaaagtCACGGATTTATTTTCCGTTATATCTTGATTTCTAGTGTAAAAATTTTGGTTTGAAGTTCTGTTTTGGCACATATAATATTGGTTTAGAGTTAATTCAGCGTTTTAGGAAGCTCAAGTATAGAGCTTCATTTCTCTTGGCGTGGAAATCAGGTTTTGATTcaattgtttattttttaaaattggttaATGTATTCTAGATATATATTTAGTAAAATTTCACCATTATTAATGTAGACACtagatataaatatatatttataattggAGGTTGAATAAAGGTACTTTTCTTCTTTATTACGtgttttttttagtttaaatttttgaGACAGAATAAAAATTTTTCGATCTCAAAAGACCTACATTTTGGTTGAACTTAAAAAATTAGGTTGATccaaatttttcttttcaaattttataaCCTGTTCCGGCCCAGCCCACCAATAACCTGGGTCTAGACATGAATAGTCGACCCGACGGGTCGCTCAATCCGAACTAGGAGGTGACCCGCACGTCGACTCCTCATCCACGTACTACCTGGACAACTAGCGGAATCTTCTAGGAAGGTGGGCCTGACTACAAGAGGCCCACACAGATACGGACTATAAAAGGGGAGGAACTTATCCCTCTC contains the following coding sequences:
- the LOC107629726 gene encoding trehalose-phosphate phosphatase A isoform X4, whose product is MDLKSNHTPVLADAAPITKSRLGVHSSLLPYSPTGATFPHGMLLTIPRKKTGLLEDVRSSSWLDAMKSSSPPPRKITKDVSHGFASHESDAAYFNWLLKYPSALTSFEQITNYAKGKRIALFLDYDGTLSPIVDNPDCAFMSDNMRDAVKKVAEYFPTAIISGRSRDKVYEFIGLTELYYAGSHGMDIIGPVRQAVPDNHPNCTIRSTDKQGKEVNLFQPAAEFLPLIDEVFESLVESTKDIKGAKVENNKFCVSVHYRNVDDKSWDLVGQIVHDILKGYPRLRLTHGRKVLEVRPVIDWDKGKAVTFLLESLGLSNCDDVLPIYIGDDRTDEDAFKVLREGNKGYGILVSSAPKESNAVYSLRDPSEVMEFLKSLVVWKSSPLKSLI
- the LOC107629726 gene encoding trehalose-phosphate phosphatase A isoform X1, translating into MDLKSNHTPVLADAAPITKSRLGVHSSLLPYSPTGATFPHGMLLTIPRKKTGLLEDVRSSSWLDAMKSSSPPPRKITKDVSHGFASHESDAAYFNWLLKYPSALTSFEQITNYAKGKRIALFLDYDGTLSPIVDNPDCAFMSDNMRDAVKKVAEYFPTAIISGRSRDKVYEFIGLTELYYAGSHGMDIIGPVRQAVPDNHPNCTIRSTDKQGKEVNLFQPAAEFLPLIDEVFESLVESTKDIKGAKVENNKFCVSVHYRNVDDKSWDLVGQIVHDILKGYPRLRLTHGRKVLEVRPVIDWDKGKAVTFLLESLGLSNCDDVLPIYIGDDRTDEDAFKVLREGNKGYGILVSSAPKESNAVYSLRDPSEVMEFLKSLVDSKIRVYPIWLSCRFIHTQVQRPNTFGVEPNGKYSFPLSSNERILDLWIKLSFEVSDPCELYRTIHEE
- the LOC107629726 gene encoding trehalose-phosphate phosphatase A isoform X3 — translated: MDLKSNHTPVLADAAPITKSRLGVHSSLLPYSPTGATFPHGMLLTIPRKKTGLLEDVRSSSWLDAMKSSSPPPRKITKDVSHGFASHESDAAYFNWLMRDAVKKVAEYFPTAIISGRSRDKVYEFIGLTELYYAGSHGMDIIGPVRQAVPDNHPNCTIRSTDKQGKEVNLFQPAAEFLPLIDEVFESLVESTKDIKGAKVENNKFCVSVHYRNVDDKSWDLVGQIVHDILKGYPRLRLTHGRKVLEVRPVIDWDKGKAVTFLLESLGLSNCDDVLPIYIGDDRTDEDAFKVLREGNKGYGILVSSAPKESNAVYSLRDPSEVMEFLKSLVDSKIRVYPIWLSCRFIHTQVQRPNTFGVEPNGKYSFPLSSNERILDLWIKLSFEVSDPCELYRTIHEE
- the LOC107629726 gene encoding trehalose-phosphate phosphatase A isoform X2, coding for MDLKSNHTPVLADAAPITKSRLGVHSSLLPYSPTGATFPHGMLLTIPRKKTGLLEDVRSSSWLDAMKSSSPPPRKITKDVSHGFASHESDAAYFNWLLKYPSALTSFEQITNYAKGKRIALFLDYDGTLSPIVDNPDCAFMSDNMRDAVKKVAEYFPTAIISGRSRDKVYEFIGLTELYYAGSHGMDIIGPVRQAVPDNHPNCTIRSTDKQGKEVNLFQPAAEFLPLIDEVFESLVESTKDIKGAKVENNKFCVSVHYRNVDDKSWDLVGQIVHDILKGYPRLRLTHGRKVLEVRPVIDWDKGKAVTFLLESLGLSNCDDVLPIYIGDDRTDEDAFKVLREGNKGYGILVSSAPKESNAVYSLRDPSEVMEFLKSLVETCQEVSCSRFAHRRPLMVATTLSLPCFVQTSNLLWQL